TTCTTTGCCTTCTTCTCTCCCAAACATGCAGTTTGTTCATTCACCATCGAAAAACCAATCCTCTCGGTTGATTAACATAATTGTTACCTCATGTTCTGTATGTCTACTCTATCTTCTTGTGTCAATATTCCTCTCAGGTTCTTCAAAGATCGTACCTACATATTCCCCATCTGGTGATATTTCTGCACCGACCTCTCTTGAGCATATTGTGTTTGGAATTGCTTCTAGCAAGAAATCCTGGCCTAATAGGAAAGAGCATGTTCGGCTTTGGTGGAAGCCTCTTCAGACGAGAGGATGTGTGTTCATTGAAAGCCCTCTACCAGATGATGATAAAAATGTCAGCAGGAAGGATGGTACTTCGCTTCCTCCATTATGCATCTCCCAGGATACTTCAAAATTTCGCTACACCTGCAAGAATGGTCTGAGGTCAGCAATCCGTGTGGCGCGCGTTGTTTCCGAGACAGTGGCTCTGAATCATTCTGATGTGCGTTGGTATGTCTTTGGGGATGATGACACGATTTTCTTCCCAGAGAATTTGGTAAAGACTCTTTCAAAGTATGACCATGGGCTTTGGTACTACATTGGGACTCAGTCAGAGAGTGTACAGCAGAACATGGCTTTTGGCTTTAGGATGGCTTTTGGTGGGGCAGGTCTTGCTATAAGTTCCCCTCTAGCAAGAGTTTTGGCAAAGGTTTTCGATTCGTGTATAGAAAGATATCCACATCTCTATGGAAGTGATTCGAGAATCTACTCTTGCTTGGCAGAGCTTGGAGTAGGTTTGACACATGAACCCGGTTTCCATCAGGTATGAATTTGTAacctcaaaaaaaaataaaaaaaataaaaaaaaaaaaaaaaaaaaaaaaaaagaacaaggttCATAATTTGGGAAATCTTGTGACATTATTAGAAATATAATTTAACATGCCAatctttctgcattttttttttttttctctggttTGTGAAATTCAAGGTCGATATCAGGGGCGATATGTTTGGTCTGTTGGCTGCACATCCAGTGACACCCTTGGTATCCCTGCATCACCTGGATCACTTGCGCCCAATCTTCCCAAACATGACAACCACTGAAGCTATAACACATTTATTTGAAGCAGTAAATGTTGATTCCCAGAGGATCTTACAGCAAACAATCTGTTATGATAAATGGTTTTCATGGACCATTTCTGTGTCGTGGGGTTATGCTGTTCAAATATTCCCAAACCATATGTTTTTGCCAGATGTTCTCCATGCGCAAGAGACATTCTGGCAGTGGAAAAATGGAAATCTTCCGGGAGGAATCTACATGTTTAATACAAGAAAACTCCATCCCGACCCTTGTGACAGACCTACCATTTTCTTTCTAGATACTATATCTTCCAATTGGGATGGAATCAGCAGCATTTACAAGAAGTTGTTTGTAAATTGCTCAAATGACGTGGGCTCTCCAAGGAAACTGCAGGAAATCAGAGTATTCTCACATAAGCTAGACCTTCATGTTAAACGGGTATTTTTGACATACTAACTTTAATCAACTATGGGCACTTAGAATACCTTGAATTCATTGTTATTACTGGTTCCTGATCCCTATTCTCTTCTATTTTAGTTGCAGGCGCCAAGAAGGCATTGTTGTGATGTTTTGCGCTCTTCAAAAAGTGAAGTGATGGAAATTGGAATCAGAGAATGCAAAGAAGAGGAATTAATTCACATGCATTAACATCACCTTGCAGATTAGTCCCATTATGTATTCGAAATTCCTGATCATTACACACTGAGCTAGTTTCTCATTCAATTCACAAGACCAGTAAAGCAAAATCCCCATATCATGATTATGCATGAGAGATCCAAGGAGAACTTTTCGAGCTGTGTCGGAAATATCGCATCTTTGGTTACTTTGACAAGATCCATCAACGACGCAACTCTTACCTAATCTTACGCATACCTGGTTTTGTTAACATTATCTATTGTTTTACCAAAACTTATAAATTACTTTACGTAAAATCCTAATTTATCGTTAATGTAAAGAATATTACAGAAATAAAGAATGCCCTTTTGTGTTCACAAGGCTCTTTTACTAAGTTTCTGTTTATAAGCACTAGCAATGTTTTATCtatcttcatttttattcttaaatttgaataaactttttttaaaatcatctgTATTGGTTTATCTATATCTATAATTTTGAATAACTATGAACAGttattatttatctttgaagatgtttttttttttcttcaaacattatttttattatttttccttatcCAAGTTATGAATTTGTATGAAATTAGACCACACATAGAGTGTGTGTAGATTTTTCTATGTTgctgaatatatatatgatagatTGAATTTATTGGACTTGGATATTAAATTTGACTTAAATTTATTGGACTACCCaaattttagagaaaaaaaaaagaatataataatattttattattatttggtcaaaaaatacataatctaatgtaggaatttttctttatctttaaaatcaatcttcaaaaaatgtaattttgaagatgaagatgcatAAACCATTACTAATTCCCGGAGTAAGTAGTCAAACATATCCATTCAGGAGCTAGCATATGGTTCTCTATGTAACCCCAGGTTACTCTGAAAACAAGGCTTTGCAATTACAAGCTACATCTAGGGGAAGCTCtgaaattttctatatataaaaaataaaaataaaaatactacagCTTGTTTTAGCATGAATGATGGAAAGTGAGCAGTTGGAGCAACTATTTCAGATAAAATTAGGAAtccatttggatgttaagagtATATTAGATCATCTAAAATGGTAGGaaattagtttataaatagtaatgaactgtttgtgaatagtagtaaattaGTTCGAGAAGATTTGAAAACAGTTGTGTAGCCTGAACAGAAATCCTCCAAAACGGCTCAGGGAGGAGCTAGGCTTCCCCCTCTGCTTCCTTTGTCCCCCGTCTATTTCTTTTTAGGTTGTTTTTAGCTCGGAATTGCTCAATTTACTCCTTATACTATCTTACAAATTGTATGCATGGCTCCTCTAGCTGACAATCCCTTTTGTTTTCATGAGAAATGCCACTCAACGACCGACACTTGACTCACATGTAGCGTAGTTCACGTATGGTACCAGAAGAATCAGTGGcctcaaattttcaagattttacTTATCCCTTCCTATATATATGGCCTTAAATCTTCAAGATTTTAGTTAAACATGAGAATGCCCATTTTATTAACTAAAACTAAAGAGTTTCAAAGCTTGGTTTGGTCTTGCTGCTCGCGAACCCATGCATGGCCCTCATTGGGCATCATTTAGCGTCTAAGCCTGCCGCCATTGTCCTGAGATAGCTTCTAGTCTATGCCATGGCAGGCTAAATCAGTTTTGCCATGGAGAGAAGTTCCCATGAGGAAGAGAAAATAAGTGATCCATGCaactttataattatagatCAACTAATATCGTTCTTCATTTTAACATGGCCAGCTTAATAGTTTGTTGGGCTCAAGGCAAAAATTTGGAGTGaggtattttaattttagaaagtaaaatttaataaatttattttacttttaatttttacattacattttttttttaaaaatcattctAATCGTTTTgctaagtaaaattattaataaagatTTTATACCACATTCTCAATTAATAATtgatttaatcttttttaaaaaatgatcggTTTAGAGAGAGTTctatcaaatttaattttacaaaacgAGCTTTAgattcttaaaattaattataatcattattgattaataaagttttataaACTATCCATGCATTTGGAAAAAAGTGGGCCATTGTTTCTTCAAAGGATTATACAACAATCTTTTATGaacaaaaatctatatttttctatttataattttcgtAATgtgtattaaaataataataacaaaagacCAGTATATCTTTAGAATGAGATTACgtgaaaataagatgagaatttataTCACTTCATATCTCAGTACCAAtactagaaataaaaagaaaatagatgagcaaaattttcatcatcatcatcaagtgaACTCAAACGTAAtagaattctaaaaaaataaattctaatgttaacatatatatatatttagaaatataatcataaagAATACTCATGACTAGAGGCCTTTATAAGATTCTACTTGAGATTTTTTTGGGGTCTTTCTTCCACTAGTGGCAGGCAATTGCCCAAGCTGCCAAATGGAAGATCAGCCAACCTGgcattttaattttggttatctTTGATTCTATTTATTAATGGGAGACACAATTTTTCAGTGACTGCTTGCTTATATATTATGTgattagaaataataaaatttataataaagagTAAACTAATATTGCTCTTCAAATTAATGAAAATGATGtatatggatttaattttttctgtttttaactttttgtttATGTATCTCACGTTgagaagcatatatatatatgtatgtttcaCATATTCTATGAACTAATGCAAGGCTTttgaccatgcatgcatgtgctaGCTAGCAGCTGGTTCTGGCAGTCTCTAGCTCTGTAATGTTCGGAATTATATGTTGTCCCTGATGGTTGTATAATTAACAAGAGTGGCTCCACAGCCGCATATGGAGATTCTGACTAGGATCTCTATCGacagtataaatttttttttattatattttttaatattttaaaaaaaattcataacatcgttaaaaaaatatttttttaattattaagtaaataaaaaaacgaTTGTCAGAATGCCCAATCAAAAAAACTCATACGTGACTTTAGCATTTCTGTATTAACATTAATTGAAGAGCATTATATATGTACTTATAGAActacttctattttctttttaactttaaaatggTGTTTAGgattcttattatatataaatgggCTTTGTTGACAGTTTGAGCTCAGCACTGACAACCTTTTTTTAGGTTAATTGGTCATGCAATTAGTGGCTATTATAGCTAGCTTGCTCCATTAAACGTCattaattatttgataaatattgtATGAAATTGGAATGCAAGAATTTCTATTTCCTTGAAACTGAGCAGCATTGTtaatgaattttcttttttctttgtgatttacgttaagaaaaatgctTATTTGTTGTCAGCTATTAATTTCATgttaaaattattgtattttgtcaAAATGAATATAGTTTCGCTATAAGTAATCGTTTTATCGCAAATAACTCGATTATCATAAATGTCCATTTTTCTTATagagattatataatattaagacATCGGATCCCGTCAACATTAATTTGTAGTTAAAGCCTAAAAGGTAGTTAGACAAAATAGTATATATTAGGATAGGTGACTTTCTAGAAAGTCGATCTTCGGAtggctaaaaaagaaaaacgaaaaATGGCATTGTTAACGATTTCaaataacataacgtgattttgACATGGCTAAGGTGGTTTtgcttttaaattctttttcttttcatggtaTATATGGTGCTCTTCACAAGTACCTTCacgtttaattttcaaaaaacctTTGAAATGCTAGAGGTATCGTAACACCCAGACCCAATCTTGACCTAGGCTGCATAGGAGCCCAACCCAGCTGTAAAATGACGTCGTTTTAGTAAGTaaatttctcttctcttttccctttgaaTCTTTCTTCCGAcggttttttagttttatccTCCTAGTGTTTCTCTCCTCCTTGttagtttgaaaaaatctagttacaagcataactgtgcattaatatgtgtactaatctaatgtgattagtcaaaaagtatattttattgaaatcaatactaatttaaattttaaatataaaaaaatcaatattagtacTTAGATTAGTGCGCGATTTTGCCTGTAAGTAACAAAACTCTGTTAGTTTACTTCTCACCATCTCATTCCCTTCTCACGCCACTTCGGTTTATCCAATCccaaaaatctcttttttttgtAGTTACTTTACTCCCCCacgtttttattattattattttttaattttattaatttttaaattcttttcagacatctctctctatttctatGCGGGTTTTGTTGCTCAAGTCTATGGGTGAAAAAAAACCGGTCAACCAGTAAACCAAACCGGTGGGTTTGGTCCGGTACCGAATTTGGTTTGGTTTAGTCTGGTcctggtttcattttttttttttttaaaaaaactggtTACAATCGGTCTGGttccagtttttatttttttaatattggaccAAACTGGATCAGgccatttcatatatatatatatatatatatatatatattaatgttttcaGAAAATCTATTCTTTAGCATGCCATTTTAACTCACCATAATCCAAAACTTAGTTCAATATTACTGTACATGTTGTTCAGTGTGTTAAAATGTGGTGTGCTCCGTAGCACTgctctaattttttatattataaaaaattctttatatgattttttatattatatgtaatttttatatcatatatataattatatataaaataattttgtattgtatgataaatttctaattaatataatattaaattaatttaaaatcctatatcactataatctattgtattaatagttatagtaatactatatcactatatattataatatactataatatatcactatagtttataatataattataatatattacaatatattatcactatattattatatactataatatattatataatatgccaaaaaatttaaaaaagggaATTGAACTgataaaattagaaataccggtttaggagtaTAATTGGTGTTATCagttttttaaatctcaaaactgaTATATACCAATTCGGTTTTAAAATATGTCTAAAACCAGACTGAATCGAACCGATTATACGTCTACCCAAGCCCAACCCGACTGTAAAAGGACCCTGTTTTGGTAAGTgaatttctcttctcttttccctCTCATTCTTTCATCCGACGACTTCTTAGTTTTATCCCCCTCGTGTTTCTCTCCTCCCTGTCAATTTACTTCTCACCATCTCATCCCCCTCTCACGCCACTTTGGTTTATCCAATCTCAAAAATCTCTCTTTTAAGCAGTTACTTCACTCTCccatgtgttttttattttttattattttatttttaattctcttcTTTGCACCCAACACGCAGACATCTCTCTATTTCTATGTGAGTTTCGCTGCTCAAGCCTAGGGGTGAAAAAAAACCAATCAACTAGTAAACCGAACTGGTGGGTTTGGTTTGGTATCGAATTTGGTTCGGTTCGGTacaagtttcatttttttaaaaccgattaaAATCAGTCTGgttatagttttcttttttctaatacCGGACCAAATTGGAccgtttcatatatatatacacattatttttttatattgtataaaatattctttatataattttttatattttatgtaatttttatatatcatatatataattatatataaaataatttcatattatatgataaattattaattaatatgatattaaattttaaaatcctatatcactatagtctgttgtattaatagttatactaatactatattactatatattataatatactataatatatcactatagtctataatacaattataatgtatattataatatattacaatatattatcactatattattatatactataatatattatataatatgccaAAAAATCGAAAAAAGGGAACTGAACCGGTAAAACTTGAAATATCGGTTTAGGAGTATAACTGGTGCAATATCAgttcttcaaatctcaaaaccggTATATGCTGGTTCCATTATAAAATATGTCCAAAACTGGACTAAATCGGACCGGTTACACTCCTACCCAAGCCATATCCCAAGCATCACCTCTCTCTTCCACTCAATTTCCCACCTTGATCTTGCACCTCCTACCAACCAATAGCCTCCCAACACCTCATTGCACCGCCACACATGATTGCTTCATAGAGATACCCATGAAAGAAGTAAACACGCGTTGCCCTCAGGCTCACGGCCCCTGCACCTACAACCAAGTGCCACCCAAACCATCATCAGAAGCAACCACCCTACAACATCAAAGCAGTTGATAGCCTCTGTTTTCCTCCACCCAAAAATAGAATAAGCAACCCATCAAATCCACCTTAAACCACAGCTCCTCGCATCCAGCACAACCCCTCCGCAAGCTACCAGCCACTTGTTGTTTGTGTATCATAATTGATTATGCCCAAACTATTAAGCAATCGGTATA
The genomic region above belongs to Carya illinoinensis cultivar Pawnee chromosome 4, C.illinoinensisPawnee_v1, whole genome shotgun sequence and contains:
- the LOC122307462 gene encoding uncharacterized protein LOC122307462 encodes the protein MQFVHSPSKNQSSRLINIIVTSCSVCLLYLLVSIFLSGSSKIVPTYSPSGDISAPTSLEHIVFGIASSKKSWPNRKEHVRLWWKPLQTRGCVFIESPLPDDDKNVSRKDGTSLPPLCISQDTSKFRYTCKNGLRSAIRVARVVSETVALNHSDVRWYVFGDDDTIFFPENLVKTLSKYDHGLWYYIGTQSESVQQNMAFGFRMAFGGAGLAISSPLARVLAKVFDSCIERYPHLYGSDSRIYSCLAELGVGLTHEPGFHQVDIRGDMFGLLAAHPVTPLVSLHHLDHLRPIFPNMTTTEAITHLFEAVNVDSQRILQQTICYDKWFSWTISVSWGYAVQIFPNHMFLPDVLHAQETFWQWKNGNLPGGIYMFNTRKLHPDPCDRPTIFFLDTISSNWDGISSIYKKLFVNCSNDVGSPRKLQEIRVFSHKLDLHVKRLQAPRRHCCDVLRSSKSEVMEIGIRECKEEELIHMH